The Sylvia atricapilla isolate bSylAtr1 chromosome 5, bSylAtr1.pri, whole genome shotgun sequence genome includes a window with the following:
- the BAIAP2L2 gene encoding BAR/IMD domain-containing adapter protein 2-like 2, with protein sequence MLGEILMQMSDTQRLLSSDLEVVAQTFHVDLLQHMEKNSKMDVQFISESQKQYELEYQRRATNLDKCMAELWRMERARDKNAREMKENVIRLRSEMQVFVSESQREAELEEKRRYRFLAEKHQMLYNTLLQFYSRARSMIQTKAPRWKEQLEASRNPSNSHSQGLLSASHGQGYPSGRLTPTHLEMSQRPLGEFPSSMTGSRSSIFSPDPPEMRMSPQPESPRQPLRRTPSAASLLPTGRTSRSGSFGEASSGSKGRKKSGTTRVQAIVPHTTGANRTLLRFEPGDVITVLMLEAQNGWLYGKLEGSSTCGWFPEAYVKPLENTKEMEEPDTRSFPLRSSHSMDDILDRPSTPSSSNYWPAGAQPSLPNPPPLSVGASSHQSGVVTPVNSGSKKSGVFDQPPELFPRGTNPFATVKLRPTVTNDRSAPIIR encoded by the exons ATGCTGG GTGAAATTCTGATGCAGATGTCTGACACGCAGAGATTACTGAGCTCTGATTTGGAAGTTGTG GCTCAGACCTTCCACGTGGACCTGCTGCAGCATATGGAGAAGAACAGCAAAATGGATGTGCAGTTTATCAGT GAGAGCCAGAAGCAATACGAGCTGGAGTACCAGCGAAGAGCCACCAACCTGGATAAGTgcatggcagagctgtggagaaTGGAGAGGGCTCGTGACAAAAATGCCCGGGAGATGAAG GAGAACGTGATCCGACTGCGCTCGGAGATGCAGGTGTTCGTCTCTGAGAGCCagagggaggctgagctggaggagaaacGCCGCTACCGCTTCCTGGCTGAAAAGCACCAGATGCTCTACAACACTCTCCTCCAGTTTTACAGCAGG gctCGGAGCATGATCCAGACCAAAGCACCACggtggaaggagcagctggaagccaGCCGTAACCCCTCAAACAGCCACTCAcaggggctgctctcagcctcCCATGGCCAGGGGTATCCATCAGGACGGCTCACACCCACCCACCTTGAGATG TCCCAGAGACCCCTTGGGGAATTTCCTTCTTCTATGACTGGAAGTAGATCCAGCATCTTCTCTCCGGACCCTCCAGAAATGAGAATGTCTCCTCAGCCAGAGTCTCCCAGGCAGCCACTGCGGAGGACACCATCAGCAGCCA GTTTGCTTCCTACGGGCCGTACATCCCGTTCGGGTTCCTTTGGCGAGGCCAGCAGCGGCAGCAAGGGCAGAAAGAAGAGTGGCACAACAAGAGTTCAGGCCATTGTGCCCCACACGACGGGTGCCAACCGGACCCTGCTGCGGTTTGAACCTGGGGATGTCATCACAGTGCTGATGCTGGAGGCGCAGAACGGCTGGCTCTACGGCAAACTGGAGGGCTCATCCAC GTGTGGCTGGTTTCCTGAAGCTTATGTCAAGCCTTTGGAGAACACGAAGGAGATGGAGGAGCCAGACACCAG GTCCTTCCCACTGCGAAGCAGCCATAGTATGGATGACATTCTGGATCGTCCCAGCACTCCGTCCTCCAGCAATTACTGGCCTGCTGGTGCCCAGCCCAGCTTGCCTAACCCACCTCCCCTGTCAGTGGGTGCCAGCAGTCACCAGAGTGGCGTGGTCACCCCAGTCAATTCTGGCTCCAAG aaatcaGGAGTATTTGACCAGCCCCCTGAACTTTTCCCACG AGGTACCAACCCCTTTGCCACAGTCAAGCTGCGCCCCACAGTCACCAATGACCGCTCGGCACCCATCATCCGATGA
- the PLA2G6 gene encoding 85/88 kDa calcium-independent phospholipase A2 isoform X1: protein MECLLELLECHARVDITDRNGETVFHYAVRGNNPQIVELLGRTPTTGLDHLSHEGLTALHLACQLGKEDMVRALLKCRASCSVMGTLGYPIHTALKFSQKGCAQAILEADASQVCSKDPRYDATPLHWAKKAEMTRLLLEYGSEVNASSRTADMALHIAVQRGRLDCAMVLLTHGAHTNARGRDGNTPLHLAMKHDHLDMIKAIIVFGGDVEIPNDFGETPGLLAARSSKGYKDLLYISTTLGQLLKAPDVVDMPSEARRNLDRLLCLDGGGIRGLVLIQLLLAIEKAAGCPIREIFDWIAGTSTGGILALAIVHGKSMEYMRCLYFRMKDLVFRGSRPYESEPLDEFLKKEFGESTKMTDVRKPKVMVTGTLCDRQPAELHLFRNYPVPETKCSTEYKTSASFQPLTQPEEQLVWRAARCSGAAPTYFRPIGRFLDGGLLANNPTLDAMAEIHEYNKTLIKKGREQEVRKLGLVVSLGTGKPPQVPVSSVDVFRPSNPWELAKTVFGARELGKMVVDCCTDADGPAVTRARAWCEMTDVPYFRLSPQLDTEVMLDEVNDAVLVNALWDTQLYIYQQREQFEQLVRHLCR from the exons ATGGAgtgcctgctggagctgctggagtgccACGCGCGCGTGGACATCACCGACAGGAACGGCGAGACTGTTTTCCACTATGCTGTGCGAGGGAACAACCCCCAGATCGTTGAG CTCCTGGGCAGAACCCCAACTACTGGCCTGGACCATCTGAGCCATGAAGGGCTGACAGCTCTGCACCTCGCgtgccagctgggcaaggaggACATGGTTCGGGCCCTCCTAAAGTGCCGTGCCAGCTGCAGTGTCATGGGCACGCTGGGCTACCCCATCCACACAGCACTGAAGTTCTCCCAGAAGGG GTGTGCCCAGGCCATTCTCGAGGCAGATGCCAGCCAGGTTTGCTCCAAGGACCCACGCTATGATGCCACTCCACTGCACTGGGCAAAGAAGGCAGAG ATGACGCGGCTGCTGCTGGAGTACGGCTCTGAGGTGAACGCGAGCAGCCGCACGGCCGACATGGCTCTGCACATCGCGGTCCAGAGGGGCCGCCTGGACTGCGCCATGGTCCTGCTGACACACGGAGCCCACACCAACGCCCGGGGGCGCGATGGCAACACGCCGCTGCACCTGGCCATGAAG CATGACCACCTGGATATGATCAAAGCAATCATCGTCTTTGGAGGAGATGTTGAGATCCCAAATGATTTTGGGGAGACGCCAGGATTGttggcagccaggagcagcaaag GGTACAAGGACCTTCTGTATATTTCCACAACACTTGGACAGTTGTTGAAGGCACCAGATGTTGTGGACATGCCCAGTGAGGCTAGAAGAAA TCTGGACCGGCTCCTGTGCTTGGATGGAGGGGGCATCCGTGGCCTTGTGCTCATCCAACTTCTCCTGGCTATTGAAAAGGCTGCAGGCTGTCCCATTCGTGAGATTTTTGACTGGATTGCAGGGACCAGCACTGGAGGCATCTTGGCCTTGGCTATTGTACATG GGAAGTCCATGGAATACATGCGCTGCCTGTACTTCCGCATGAAGGATTTGGTGTTCCGGGGCTCTCGGCCCTACGAGTCAGAGCCCCTGGATGAGTTCTTGAAGAAGGAATTTGGGGAAAGCACCAAAATGACAGATGTCCGAAAACCCAA GGTTATGGTGACAGGAACATTGTGTGACCGACAGCCAGCTGAGCTCCACCTTTTCCGAAATTACCCTGTACCAGAGACAAAATGCTCCACTGAATACAAGACAAGTGCATCTTTCCAGCCACTGACTCAGCCAGAAG AACAGCTTGTGTGGCGCGCTGCCCGCTGCAGCGGTGCAGCTCCCACTTATTTCCGCCCCATTGGCCGTTTCCTGGATGGAGGGCTGCTGGCCAACAACCCCACCCTTGATGCCATGGCAGAGATCCACGAGTACAACAAGACACTGATCAAAAAG ggtCGGGAGCAGGAAGTGAGAAAATTGGGGTTGGTGGTCTCCTTGGGAACAGGGAAGCCTCCGCAGGTCCCAGTGAGCTCTGTGGATGTTTTCCGCCCTTCAAACCCTTGGGAATTGGCGAAGACTGTCTTCGGGGCCAGGGAGCTTGGCAAGATGGTGGTGGATTGT TGCACTGACGCAGATGGCCCAGCTGTGACTCGTGCCAGGGCCTGGTGTGAGATGACAGATGTCCCATATTTCCG GCTCAGCCCTCAGCTGGACACAGAAGTGATGCTGGATGAGGTGAACGATGCCGTGCTGGTGAACGCTCTCTGGGATACCCAGCTCTACATCTACCAGCAGCGGGAGCAGTTTGAGCAGCTGGTGCGACATCTCTGCCGATGA
- the PLA2G6 gene encoding 85/88 kDa calcium-independent phospholipase A2 isoform X2 has product MQFFGRLLDTFSSVTQIFSNPYRVREVPAAEYAGHTCLREEGRVVLYKNSLSRSWDCLLVNPQSPQVAFRLFQLDDEADALVCFEQYARQLRPFYESSCQPLSLEELQQLSDCIRSYPSWSPAHIAVEFGRRESFRHNHILSCVNSTDSEEGCTPLHLACRKGDMECLLELLECHARVDITDRNGETVFHYAVRGNNPQIVELLGRTPTTGLDHLSHEGLTALHLACQLGKEDMVRALLKCRASCSVMGTLGYPIHTALKFSQKGCAQAILEADASQVCSKDPRYDATPLHWAKKAEMTRLLLEYGSEVNASSRTADMALHIAVQRGRLDCAMVLLTHGAHTNARGRDGNTPLHLAMKHDHLDMIKAIIVFGGDVEIPNDFGETPGLLAARSSKGANRKVLLDLLQTVGTERCHPPPNPDSPSLAPSAASFLEGQPSSRSNLNSLGYKDLLYISTTLGQLLKAPDVVDMPSEARRNLDRLLCLDGGGIRGLVLIQLLLAIEKAAGCPIREIFDWIAGTSTGGILALAIVHGKSMEYMRCLYFRMKDLVFRGSRPYESEPLDEFLKKEFGESTKMTDVRKPKVMVTGTLCDRQPAELHLFRNYPVPETKCSTEYKTSASFQPLTQPEEQLVWRAARCSGAAPTYFRPIGRFLDGGLLANNPTLDAMAEIHEYNKTLIKKGREQEVRKLGLVVSLGTGKPPQVPVSSVDVFRPSNPWELAKTVFGARELGKMVVDCCTDADGPAVTRARAWCEMTDVPYFRLSPQLDTEVMLDEVNDAVLVNALWDTQLYIYQQREQFEQLVRHLCR; this is encoded by the exons ATGCAGTTTTTTGGGCGGCTGCTGGACACCTTCAGCAGCGTCACGCAGATATTCTCCAACCCGTACCGCGTGAGGGAGGTGCCGGCCGCCGAGTACGCCGGTCACACCTGCCTGCGGGAGGAGGGCAGAGTGgtcctctacaagaacagccTCTCTCGCTCTTGGGACTGCTTGCTGGTGAATCCCCAGAGTCCGCAGGTCGCGTTCCG ACTCTTCCAGCTGGACGACGAAGCAGATGCCCTGGTGTGCTTTGAGCAATATGCCCGGCAGCTGCGCCCTTTCTACGAGAGCTCATGCCAGCCCTTGTCCCTggaggagctccagcagctcagcgACTGCATCCGCAGCTACCCCAGCTGGTCTCCTGCACACATTGCTGTGGAGTTTGGCCGCCGGGAGAGCTTCCGGCACAACCACATCTTGAG CTGTGTGAACAGCACGGACAGCGAGGAGGGCTGCACCCCGCTGCACCTGGCCTGCCGCAAGGGGGACATGGAgtgcctgctggagctgctggagtgccACGCGCGCGTGGACATCACCGACAGGAACGGCGAGACTGTTTTCCACTATGCTGTGCGAGGGAACAACCCCCAGATCGTTGAG CTCCTGGGCAGAACCCCAACTACTGGCCTGGACCATCTGAGCCATGAAGGGCTGACAGCTCTGCACCTCGCgtgccagctgggcaaggaggACATGGTTCGGGCCCTCCTAAAGTGCCGTGCCAGCTGCAGTGTCATGGGCACGCTGGGCTACCCCATCCACACAGCACTGAAGTTCTCCCAGAAGGG GTGTGCCCAGGCCATTCTCGAGGCAGATGCCAGCCAGGTTTGCTCCAAGGACCCACGCTATGATGCCACTCCACTGCACTGGGCAAAGAAGGCAGAG ATGACGCGGCTGCTGCTGGAGTACGGCTCTGAGGTGAACGCGAGCAGCCGCACGGCCGACATGGCTCTGCACATCGCGGTCCAGAGGGGCCGCCTGGACTGCGCCATGGTCCTGCTGACACACGGAGCCCACACCAACGCCCGGGGGCGCGATGGCAACACGCCGCTGCACCTGGCCATGAAG CATGACCACCTGGATATGATCAAAGCAATCATCGTCTTTGGAGGAGATGTTGAGATCCCAAATGATTTTGGGGAGACGCCAGGATTGttggcagccaggagcagcaaag GTGCGAACCGGAAAGTGCTCTTAGACCTGCTGCAAACTGTAGGGACCGAACGCTGCCACCCACCACCCAACCCTGACTCCCCAAGCCTGGCACCATCCGCTGCCTCCTTCCTGGAAGGCCAACCTTCCTCACGGAGCAACCTCAACAGCTTAG GGTACAAGGACCTTCTGTATATTTCCACAACACTTGGACAGTTGTTGAAGGCACCAGATGTTGTGGACATGCCCAGTGAGGCTAGAAGAAA TCTGGACCGGCTCCTGTGCTTGGATGGAGGGGGCATCCGTGGCCTTGTGCTCATCCAACTTCTCCTGGCTATTGAAAAGGCTGCAGGCTGTCCCATTCGTGAGATTTTTGACTGGATTGCAGGGACCAGCACTGGAGGCATCTTGGCCTTGGCTATTGTACATG GGAAGTCCATGGAATACATGCGCTGCCTGTACTTCCGCATGAAGGATTTGGTGTTCCGGGGCTCTCGGCCCTACGAGTCAGAGCCCCTGGATGAGTTCTTGAAGAAGGAATTTGGGGAAAGCACCAAAATGACAGATGTCCGAAAACCCAA GGTTATGGTGACAGGAACATTGTGTGACCGACAGCCAGCTGAGCTCCACCTTTTCCGAAATTACCCTGTACCAGAGACAAAATGCTCCACTGAATACAAGACAAGTGCATCTTTCCAGCCACTGACTCAGCCAGAAG AACAGCTTGTGTGGCGCGCTGCCCGCTGCAGCGGTGCAGCTCCCACTTATTTCCGCCCCATTGGCCGTTTCCTGGATGGAGGGCTGCTGGCCAACAACCCCACCCTTGATGCCATGGCAGAGATCCACGAGTACAACAAGACACTGATCAAAAAG ggtCGGGAGCAGGAAGTGAGAAAATTGGGGTTGGTGGTCTCCTTGGGAACAGGGAAGCCTCCGCAGGTCCCAGTGAGCTCTGTGGATGTTTTCCGCCCTTCAAACCCTTGGGAATTGGCGAAGACTGTCTTCGGGGCCAGGGAGCTTGGCAAGATGGTGGTGGATTGT TGCACTGACGCAGATGGCCCAGCTGTGACTCGTGCCAGGGCCTGGTGTGAGATGACAGATGTCCCATATTTCCG GCTCAGCCCTCAGCTGGACACAGAAGTGATGCTGGATGAGGTGAACGATGCCGTGCTGGTGAACGCTCTCTGGGATACCCAGCTCTACATCTACCAGCAGCGGGAGCAGTTTGAGCAGCTGGTGCGACATCTCTGCCGATGA
- the MAFF gene encoding transcription factor MafF isoform X1, whose translation MTVFFMNEKNPRQGRSEERMAADGLSSKALKVKRELGENTPLLSDEELMGLSVRELNHHLRGLSKEEVARLKQRRRTLKNRGYAASCRVKRVCQKEELQKQKMELEWEVDKLARENAAMRLELDTLRGKYEALQGFARTVATHGPPAKVATASVITIVKSGTNQAAYS comes from the exons ATGACTGTGTTTTTTATGAATGAAAAGAATCCGCGG CAGGGCCGGAGTGAGGAAAGGATGGCTGCAGACGGGCTCTCCAGCAAGGCTTTGAAG GTGAAGCGGGAGCTGGGGGAGAACACTCCACTGCTGTCCGATGAGGAGCTGATGGGGCTGTCAGTGCGGGAACTCAACCACCACCTGCGAGGCCTCTCCAAGGAGGAGGTGGCAAGGCTGAAGCAGCGCCGTCGGACGCTGAAGAACCGGGGTTATGCTGCCAGCTGCCGAGTGAAGCGCGTCTGCcagaaggaagagctgcagaagcagaagaTGGAGCTGGAGTGGGAGGTGGACAAGCTGGCCAGGGAGAACGCTGCCATGCGCCTGGAGCTCGACACCCTCCGTGGCAAGTACGAGGCCCTGCAGGGCTTCGCCCGCACCGTGGCCACACACGGGCCCCCCGCCAAGGTGGCTACCGCCAGCGTCATCACCATCGTCAAGTCTGGCACCAACCAGGCTGCCTACTCCTAG
- the MAFF gene encoding transcription factor MafF isoform X2 produces the protein MAADGLSSKALKVKRELGENTPLLSDEELMGLSVRELNHHLRGLSKEEVARLKQRRRTLKNRGYAASCRVKRVCQKEELQKQKMELEWEVDKLARENAAMRLELDTLRGKYEALQGFARTVATHGPPAKVATASVITIVKSGTNQAAYS, from the exons ATGGCTGCAGACGGGCTCTCCAGCAAGGCTTTGAAG GTGAAGCGGGAGCTGGGGGAGAACACTCCACTGCTGTCCGATGAGGAGCTGATGGGGCTGTCAGTGCGGGAACTCAACCACCACCTGCGAGGCCTCTCCAAGGAGGAGGTGGCAAGGCTGAAGCAGCGCCGTCGGACGCTGAAGAACCGGGGTTATGCTGCCAGCTGCCGAGTGAAGCGCGTCTGCcagaaggaagagctgcagaagcagaagaTGGAGCTGGAGTGGGAGGTGGACAAGCTGGCCAGGGAGAACGCTGCCATGCGCCTGGAGCTCGACACCCTCCGTGGCAAGTACGAGGCCCTGCAGGGCTTCGCCCGCACCGTGGCCACACACGGGCCCCCCGCCAAGGTGGCTACCGCCAGCGTCATCACCATCGTCAAGTCTGGCACCAACCAGGCTGCCTACTCCTAG